Proteins encoded within one genomic window of Halogeometricum sp. S1BR25-6:
- a CDS encoding ABC transporter substrate-binding protein has translation MGDDDRRTNSESGTTRRRCLKAAAGLGAAGVTGLSGCVGGGSGPVSLDPDVPAGAPETVETKYWHDWPTVDAESPPMEYTARAGAVLDPVTIEFSTEDDPWMREHAFMFQRSLRDLGVRPELDNRPLNQLYAQSWATSGLENTISMSTHGPDPQRGLDPNPLLMRRYKSSPSNYDNYWHPKLNEILDEQRRLTGDRERRKELVDRAQAIFAEDVGALITLFPDVITAVNERKWDGYVMTPGNGPTGDAFQWSEVNLQPRTGERAYVKGTSVSMNSLNLPWAAGGAEAKRLTYIYDGLFDASPDLEVVPALATSAEFVDDTTVEMTLREGVTWHDGESFTAEDVKFSVDFYNEHSAVSQAPFYGPIDSVERLGSHEVRFNLSRPDASFLTQRVVRSAIIPKHRWEDVENPTQYSPTEPVGTGPFEFGRWSQSSKFVVERNDDHWTWDDDWRAEHLGDAAARGPGIDRVIWVNVGNVNALIGGLQNEKIDAVAGRLSNTQAERAADTAGVDKRVADNFAPLDTKLMFSSPLIRDKEFRVALAKAVDKEGFVKQVLQGRATVPPGENFISDLTIWTNSETKNYAYDAEAAREILARAGYTWDGNGNLRFPNGDAWAAFVERVQNGNCHRRRTELDQPDFADSDGGSNQ, from the coding sequence ATGGGCGATGATGACAGACGAACCAACTCGGAATCGGGGACGACCCGGCGGCGGTGTCTGAAGGCCGCCGCGGGACTCGGCGCTGCGGGCGTGACGGGTCTGTCCGGGTGCGTCGGCGGCGGGTCCGGTCCCGTCAGCCTCGACCCGGACGTCCCCGCGGGCGCGCCGGAGACCGTCGAGACGAAGTACTGGCACGACTGGCCGACCGTCGACGCGGAGTCGCCGCCGATGGAGTACACGGCGCGGGCCGGCGCGGTCCTCGACCCGGTCACCATCGAGTTCTCGACTGAGGACGACCCCTGGATGCGCGAACACGCGTTCATGTTCCAGCGGTCGCTCCGCGACCTCGGCGTCAGACCCGAACTCGACAACCGACCGCTCAACCAACTGTACGCGCAGAGTTGGGCGACGAGCGGGTTGGAAAACACGATCTCGATGAGCACGCACGGGCCGGACCCCCAGCGCGGACTCGACCCGAACCCGCTGTTGATGCGGCGGTACAAGTCCAGCCCGTCGAACTACGACAACTACTGGCACCCGAAGCTCAACGAGATTCTCGACGAGCAGCGCCGCCTGACCGGCGACCGAGAGCGACGGAAGGAACTGGTCGACCGGGCGCAGGCGATTTTCGCCGAGGACGTGGGCGCGCTCATCACGCTGTTTCCAGACGTCATCACGGCCGTCAACGAGCGGAAGTGGGACGGCTACGTGATGACGCCGGGCAACGGGCCGACGGGCGACGCGTTCCAGTGGTCGGAGGTGAACCTCCAACCGCGGACGGGCGAACGCGCCTACGTGAAGGGAACGTCCGTCTCGATGAACTCGCTGAACCTCCCGTGGGCGGCGGGCGGGGCGGAGGCCAAACGGCTCACGTACATCTACGACGGCCTGTTCGACGCGTCGCCGGACCTCGAAGTCGTCCCCGCCCTCGCCACGTCGGCGGAGTTCGTCGACGACACCACGGTGGAGATGACGCTCCGCGAGGGCGTGACGTGGCACGACGGCGAGTCGTTCACCGCGGAGGACGTGAAGTTCTCCGTCGACTTCTACAACGAGCACTCGGCGGTGAGTCAGGCGCCGTTCTACGGCCCGATCGACTCCGTCGAGCGCCTGGGGAGCCACGAGGTGCGGTTCAACCTCTCCCGACCGGACGCCTCGTTCCTGACCCAGCGGGTCGTCCGCAGCGCCATCATCCCGAAGCACCGCTGGGAGGACGTCGAGAACCCTACACAGTACAGTCCGACCGAACCCGTCGGCACCGGCCCCTTCGAGTTCGGAAGGTGGTCGCAGAGCAGCAAGTTCGTCGTCGAACGCAACGACGACCACTGGACGTGGGACGACGACTGGCGCGCCGAACACCTCGGCGACGCCGCCGCGCGCGGCCCCGGCATCGACCGGGTCATCTGGGTGAACGTCGGGAACGTCAACGCGCTCATCGGCGGCCTGCAGAACGAGAAGATAGACGCCGTCGCCGGCCGCCTGTCGAACACGCAGGCCGAACGCGCCGCCGACACCGCGGGCGTCGACAAACGCGTCGCGGACAACTTCGCCCCCTTGGACACGAAGCTCATGTTCTCGTCGCCGCTGATTCGCGACAAGGAGTTCCGCGTCGCTCTCGCGAAGGCGGTCGACAAGGAGGGGTTCGTGAAACAGGTCCTCCAAGGACGGGCGACGGTCCCCCCGGGCGAGAACTTCATCTCCGACCTGACGATCTGGACCAACTCCGAGACGAAGAACTACGCGTACGACGCGGAGGCGGCCCGCGAAATCCTCGCCAGGGCAGGGTACACGTGGGACGGGAACGGCAACCTGCGCTTCCCGAACGGCGACGCGTGGGCGGCGTTCGTCGAACGCGTCCAGAACGGCAACTGCCACCGCCGCCGAACCGAACTCGACCAACCCGACTTCGCGGATTCAGACGGAGGCTCAAACCAATGA
- a CDS encoding helix-turn-helix domain-containing protein translates to MVAELLPFVGDGGSIEVDNAFYVEDGEWLESFTVASTEEVDLEARFEEVPGVSVFYTQSIPSGSAGTHLARAVVFANEPYPYVLETVLRRHAIPNRLVVERGTVSVIATVAEWDDFRELADDVEEKYGRFDLLKVNETDRPGEPLDSGRLTDVLVSKFSDHQIDVLETAYTMGYFAVPREASAQEVADALEIQQSTFSERIRTAQHTLFELIFSTR, encoded by the coding sequence GTGGTCGCCGAGTTGCTGCCGTTCGTCGGCGACGGGGGGAGCATCGAGGTGGACAACGCCTTCTACGTCGAGGACGGCGAGTGGTTGGAGTCGTTCACCGTCGCCTCGACGGAGGAGGTGGACCTCGAAGCGCGCTTCGAGGAGGTTCCGGGCGTCTCCGTCTTCTACACGCAGTCCATCCCCTCGGGGTCGGCGGGCACGCACCTCGCGCGGGCCGTCGTCTTCGCGAACGAACCCTACCCGTACGTCCTCGAAACCGTGCTGCGGCGGCACGCGATACCGAACCGCCTCGTGGTCGAGAGGGGGACGGTCAGCGTCATCGCGACGGTGGCCGAGTGGGACGACTTCCGGGAGTTGGCCGACGACGTCGAGGAGAAGTACGGCCGCTTCGACCTGCTGAAGGTGAACGAGACGGACCGGCCGGGCGAACCGCTGGACAGCGGACGCCTCACGGACGTCCTCGTCTCGAAGTTCAGCGACCACCAGATAGACGTCCTGGAGACGGCGTACACGATGGGCTACTTCGCCGTGCCGCGCGAGGCGTCGGCGCAGGAGGTGGCCGACGCCCTCGAAATTCAGCAGTCCACGTTCAGCGAGCGCATCCGCACGGCGCAACACACGCTGTTCGAACTTATATTCTCGACTAGGTGA
- a CDS encoding heavy metal translocating P-type ATPase: MSQRKSRIDMQGMSCANCSQTVSGAVESLDGVTEANVNFATDEGTVEYDPDVVSLGDIYAAIEEAGYDPVAETTTIGITDMSCANCSETVQGALERTPGVVSADVNFATDEAQVTYNPAEATLSDLYDAIEESGYDPVREDGDDGESSEDKRDAARQAEIRKQLRLTLFGAALSAPLLFFLVEKLLLGGSVLPDEVFGVEFGWVEFALATPVQLVLGRPFYRNSYKALVKNRTANMDVLIALGSSTAYVYSVVVLLGLLASEGLYFDTAALILVFITLGNYLEARSKGQAGEALRTLLEMEADTATVVDDDGTEREVPVEDVDVGDRMKVRPGEQIPTDGVVVDGQSAVDESMVTGESVPVEKGEGDEVVGSTINENGVLVVEATKVGKDTALQQIVQTVKEAQSRQPEIQNLADRISAYFVPAVILNALFWGAVWYVFPQALAGFVGSLPLWGLVGGGPAALSAFEFAVVVFASAVLIACPCALGLATPAATMVGTTIGAQNGVLFKGGDVLERAKDVDTVVFDKTGTLTKGEMSLTDVVAFGGDGSAVADGGDRTDAATDGGAVAAPERGETDTDDREDESDDENEVLRLAAAAESGSEHPLARAIVDGAEERGIDVPDAADFENVPGHGVRATVEGDEILVGNRKLLRENDIDPSPAAETMERLENEGKTAMLVGRVRGSERSENRDASGRTPRAGELLGVVADADTVKESATEAVAALRDRGTEVMMLTGDNERTARAVAEQVGIDPENVRAGVLPEDKSDAVEEIQTDGSRAMMVGDGVNDAPALAVAYVGCAIGSGTDVAIEAADVTLMRDDPLDVVKAVRISEGTLQKIKQNLFWALGYNTAMIPLASLGLLQPVLAAGAMAISSVSVLTNSLLFRRYTPDHDYRLLGFLRR; the protein is encoded by the coding sequence ATGAGTCAGCGCAAGAGTCGAATCGACATGCAAGGGATGAGTTGTGCGAACTGTTCGCAGACGGTGTCCGGCGCCGTCGAGTCGCTGGACGGGGTGACGGAGGCGAACGTCAACTTCGCCACCGACGAGGGGACCGTCGAGTACGACCCCGACGTCGTCTCACTGGGCGACATCTACGCCGCCATCGAGGAGGCGGGCTACGACCCCGTCGCGGAGACGACGACCATCGGCATCACCGACATGTCGTGTGCGAACTGTTCGGAGACCGTACAGGGCGCCTTGGAACGAACGCCCGGCGTCGTCTCCGCGGACGTGAACTTCGCGACCGACGAGGCGCAGGTGACGTACAACCCCGCGGAGGCGACGCTGTCGGACCTCTACGACGCCATCGAGGAGTCGGGGTACGACCCCGTCCGCGAGGACGGCGACGACGGGGAGTCTTCGGAAGATAAACGCGACGCCGCCCGACAGGCCGAAATCCGAAAACAGCTCCGGCTGACGCTGTTCGGCGCGGCGCTCTCCGCGCCCCTCCTGTTCTTCCTCGTGGAGAAACTGCTCCTCGGCGGGAGCGTGCTCCCCGACGAGGTGTTCGGCGTCGAGTTCGGCTGGGTGGAGTTCGCTCTGGCCACGCCCGTTCAACTGGTCCTCGGGCGGCCGTTCTACCGCAACTCGTACAAGGCGCTCGTGAAGAACCGCACGGCGAACATGGACGTGCTCATCGCGCTGGGTTCCTCCACCGCGTACGTCTACTCCGTCGTGGTCCTCCTGGGACTGCTGGCGAGCGAGGGGCTGTACTTCGACACCGCGGCCCTCATCCTCGTGTTCATCACGCTCGGCAACTACCTCGAAGCCCGCTCGAAGGGGCAGGCCGGCGAGGCCCTCCGGACGCTGCTGGAGATGGAGGCGGACACGGCCACCGTCGTCGACGACGACGGGACCGAACGCGAGGTCCCCGTCGAGGATGTCGACGTCGGCGACAGGATGAAGGTCCGCCCCGGCGAGCAGATTCCGACCGACGGCGTCGTCGTCGACGGCCAGTCGGCGGTCGATGAGTCGATGGTCACCGGCGAGTCCGTCCCCGTCGAGAAGGGCGAGGGCGACGAAGTCGTCGGCTCGACGATAAACGAGAACGGCGTGCTCGTCGTCGAGGCGACGAAGGTCGGCAAGGACACCGCCCTCCAGCAGATCGTGCAGACGGTGAAGGAGGCGCAGTCGCGCCAGCCCGAGATTCAGAACCTCGCGGACCGCATCTCGGCGTACTTCGTCCCCGCGGTCATCCTGAACGCCCTGTTTTGGGGCGCCGTCTGGTACGTCTTCCCGCAGGCGCTCGCCGGGTTCGTCGGCTCGCTTCCGCTGTGGGGACTCGTCGGCGGCGGTCCCGCGGCGCTGTCGGCGTTCGAGTTCGCCGTCGTCGTGTTCGCCTCGGCGGTCCTCATCGCCTGTCCGTGCGCGCTCGGACTGGCGACGCCGGCGGCGACGATGGTCGGCACCACCATCGGCGCGCAGAACGGCGTGCTGTTCAAGGGCGGCGACGTGCTCGAACGCGCGAAGGACGTCGACACCGTCGTCTTCGACAAGACGGGCACCCTGACGAAGGGCGAGATGAGCCTCACCGACGTGGTCGCGTTCGGCGGCGACGGGAGCGCCGTCGCCGACGGCGGGGACCGAACGGACGCCGCGACGGACGGCGGTGCGGTCGCCGCGCCCGAACGCGGGGAGACGGATACGGACGACCGTGAGGACGAGAGCGACGACGAGAACGAAGTGCTCCGACTCGCCGCCGCGGCGGAGTCCGGCAGCGAACACCCCCTCGCTCGGGCCATCGTCGACGGCGCCGAGGAACGGGGCATCGACGTGCCGGACGCCGCCGACTTCGAGAACGTCCCCGGCCACGGCGTCCGCGCGACGGTCGAGGGCGACGAGATACTCGTCGGCAACCGGAAACTGCTCCGCGAGAACGACATCGACCCCTCGCCGGCGGCCGAGACGATGGAGCGACTGGAGAACGAGGGGAAGACGGCGATGCTCGTCGGGCGCGTGCGCGGTTCGGAGCGGAGCGAGAACCGCGACGCGAGCGGCAGGACGCCGCGAGCGGGCGAACTGCTCGGCGTCGTCGCCGACGCGGACACGGTCAAAGAGAGCGCGACGGAGGCCGTCGCGGCACTCCGCGACCGCGGAACCGAGGTCATGATGCTCACCGGCGACAACGAGCGCACGGCCCGCGCCGTCGCCGAGCAGGTGGGAATCGACCCCGAAAACGTCCGAGCCGGGGTGCTCCCCGAGGACAAATCCGACGCGGTCGAGGAGATTCAGACCGACGGCAGCAGGGCGATGATGGTCGGCGACGGCGTCAACGACGCGCCCGCCCTCGCGGTGGCCTACGTCGGCTGTGCCATCGGCAGCGGAACCGACGTGGCTATCGAGGCGGCCGACGTGACGCTGATGCGCGACGACCCCCTCGACGTGGTGAAGGCCGTCCGCATCTCGGAGGGGACGCTCCAGAAGATCAAACAGAACCTCTTCTGGGCGCTCGGCTACAACACGGCGATGATTCCGCTGGCCTCGCTCGGCCTGCTCCAACCCGTCCTCGCCGCGGGCGCGATGGCTATATCGTCGGTGTCGGTGCTCACGAACAGCCTGCTGTTCCGGCGGTACACGCCCGACCACGACTACCGACTGCTCGGGTTCCTCCGACGGTAG
- a CDS encoding Lrp/AsnC family transcriptional regulator: MTELDETDVDILRLLMEDARRSFRGIADEVDRSPPTVSTRVERLRELGIIQRFTLELDRTLLSGADETLVVVESHPADAEEVLSRLESEEGVEHVFRTVESRVVAKMMRSPSEIHALLRTALEGLELRDYRVESVLESSWQPQLEAGDFDVQCSVCGNVVSGEGETVEVESGDLYHVCCASCAEKISDQYESLAESADG; the protein is encoded by the coding sequence ATGACCGAGCTGGACGAGACGGACGTCGACATCCTGCGACTTCTCATGGAGGATGCCCGCCGGTCGTTCCGCGGCATCGCCGACGAGGTCGACCGCTCGCCGCCGACCGTCTCCACCCGCGTCGAACGGCTCCGCGAACTCGGCATCATTCAGCGCTTCACCCTCGAACTGGATCGCACGCTGCTGTCGGGCGCCGACGAGACCCTGGTCGTCGTCGAGTCGCACCCGGCGGACGCCGAGGAGGTGCTGTCCCGACTGGAGTCCGAAGAGGGCGTCGAGCACGTGTTCCGCACCGTCGAGTCGCGCGTCGTCGCCAAGATGATGCGCTCCCCCTCGGAGATACACGCGCTGCTCCGAACGGCGCTCGAAGGACTGGAGCTCAGGGACTACCGGGTCGAGTCCGTGCTCGAATCCTCCTGGCAGCCCCAACTGGAAGCGGGCGACTTCGACGTGCAGTGTTCGGTCTGCGGGAACGTCGTCTCCGGGGAGGGCGAGACGGTGGAAGTCGAGTCGGGAGACCTCTACCACGTCTGCTGTGCGTCGTGCGCGGAGAAGATTAGCGACCAGTACGAGTCGCTCGCCGAGTCGGCCGACGGGTGA
- a CDS encoding four-helix bundle copper-binding protein, with amino-acid sequence MSLSETVSEIDHLSEEQRECIQNCTRATEVCEWCADECLGSEEMEQCARLCRDVADIASLHARLMARDSDYSGHLAEACADACEDCADECESHDSDHCQQCAEVLRDCAETCRSMA; translated from the coding sequence ATGTCCCTTTCAGAGACCGTCTCCGAGATCGACCACCTGAGCGAGGAACAGCGCGAATGTATCCAGAACTGCACGCGGGCCACCGAGGTCTGCGAGTGGTGCGCCGACGAGTGTCTCGGCAGCGAGGAGATGGAGCAGTGCGCCCGCCTCTGCCGCGACGTGGCCGACATCGCGTCGCTCCACGCGCGACTGATGGCCCGCGACTCCGACTACAGCGGTCACCTCGCCGAGGCGTGTGCGGACGCCTGCGAGGACTGCGCCGACGAGTGTGAGAGCCACGACTCCGACCACTGCCAGCAGTGCGCGGAGGTCCTCCGCGACTGCGCCGAGACGTGCCGGAGCATGGCCTAA
- a CDS encoding helix-turn-helix domain-containing protein, whose translation MSQSTMAPMGVRRHERSDESRTVSDVSEVESLFDVLDDADCRAILRATSEEALSAGELSEECDIPLSTTYRKVESLTEAGLLEESLRLCRSGKHTSQYRRRVDDIVVSMDAAGDFSLSVTRRERAERSTHSSVAGGR comes from the coding sequence ATGAGTCAGTCGACGATGGCCCCGATGGGTGTCCGCCGCCACGAACGCAGCGACGAGAGCCGTACGGTCTCGGACGTCTCCGAAGTCGAGAGTCTCTTCGACGTGCTCGACGACGCCGACTGCCGTGCCATCCTCCGGGCGACCAGCGAAGAGGCTCTGTCCGCGGGCGAACTCTCCGAGGAGTGCGACATCCCCCTGTCGACGACCTACCGGAAAGTGGAGTCGCTCACCGAGGCCGGCCTCCTCGAGGAGAGCCTCCGCCTCTGCCGGTCGGGTAAGCACACCAGCCAGTACCGCCGCCGCGTCGACGACATCGTGGTGTCGATGGACGCCGCGGGCGACTTCTCGCTGTCGGTCACCCGCCGCGAACGCGCCGAGCGGTCGACCCACTCGTCGGTGGCGGGCGGGCGGTGA
- a CDS encoding DUF7560 family zinc ribbon protein, with protein MSEFVFTCPECGQRIEVNAPMREATLTHGCPVCGASVDSQHFASC; from the coding sequence ATGAGCGAGTTCGTCTTCACCTGCCCGGAGTGCGGTCAGCGAATCGAGGTCAACGCCCCGATGCGGGAGGCGACGCTGACGCACGGATGCCCCGTCTGCGGGGCGTCGGTCGACTCGCAGCATTTCGCTTCTTGTTAA
- a CDS encoding pyridoxamine 5'-phosphate oxidase family protein, whose amino-acid sequence MSLAQETEMSDSEIDEFLGRHETGVLSLARSDDPYAIPISYGYDADARTFFVRLVSTPESEKRRFLSSSPRARIVIYEESESNPTSTYRSVVGTGTLEEISPAELTVEHIEQYGSAKRPLFEIWGQSKEDLNIQLYTLDPNELSGRRTEIDRDAVE is encoded by the coding sequence ATGTCACTCGCCCAGGAAACCGAGATGTCGGACTCGGAGATCGACGAATTCCTCGGTCGTCACGAGACGGGCGTTCTCTCGCTCGCCCGGTCGGACGACCCCTACGCCATCCCTATCTCCTACGGATACGACGCCGACGCCCGGACGTTCTTCGTGCGACTCGTCTCGACGCCCGAGAGCGAGAAACGGCGGTTCCTCTCGTCGTCGCCGCGGGCGCGCATCGTCATCTACGAGGAGAGCGAGTCGAACCCGACGTCGACGTACCGGAGCGTCGTCGGCACCGGCACCCTCGAGGAGATATCGCCCGCGGAACTGACCGTCGAGCACATCGAGCAGTACGGGAGCGCGAAGCGACCGCTGTTCGAGATATGGGGACAGTCGAAGGAGGACCTCAACATCCAACTGTACACGCTCGACCCGAACGAACTGAGCGGGCGACGAACGGAGATAGACCGAGACGCGGTCGAGTGA
- a CDS encoding helix-turn-helix domain-containing protein, protein MASGIRATVKFTDPNGCPIARRSESAGGAIDQTSTSVSLPGERGSVTEFLVPGDDDEEDAVFSYGTATVFRTAHEDDATCPCECLGRFGCPVHRYVADDGDLTLVFHAADFGQLQTVMGELGERFEDVDVQRLLQPPLEGPPEERVFVNRGKLTDRQREVLETAYRMGYFERPKGANATEIAAELGISQSTFTEHLVTAQRKILEDVLEGSA, encoded by the coding sequence ATGGCGTCCGGAATACGAGCGACAGTGAAGTTCACCGATCCGAATGGGTGTCCCATCGCTCGGCGTTCCGAGTCCGCGGGGGGAGCCATCGACCAGACGTCTACGAGCGTCTCGTTGCCCGGAGAGAGGGGGAGCGTCACCGAGTTCCTGGTTCCGGGAGACGACGACGAGGAGGACGCCGTCTTCTCCTACGGGACGGCGACGGTGTTTCGGACCGCCCACGAGGACGACGCGACCTGTCCCTGCGAGTGCCTCGGCCGGTTCGGCTGTCCGGTCCACCGCTACGTCGCCGACGACGGCGACCTGACGCTCGTCTTCCACGCGGCGGACTTCGGGCAGTTGCAGACGGTGATGGGTGAACTCGGCGAACGGTTCGAGGACGTGGACGTCCAGCGTCTCCTCCAACCGCCGCTGGAGGGGCCGCCCGAAGAACGGGTGTTCGTCAACCGGGGGAAACTCACCGACAGACAGCGCGAGGTGTTGGAGACGGCGTACCGGATGGGGTACTTCGAGCGACCGAAGGGGGCCAACGCCACCGAGATAGCCGCGGAACTCGGTATCTCCCAGTCGACGTTCACCGAGCACCTCGTCACCGCGCAGCGGAAGATTCTGGAGGACGTCCTGGAGGGGAGTGCGTAG
- a CDS encoding PH domain-containing protein: MTRGLPAAWSALFGAPFLALGAYVYAFQSQYPLVANQPTAPPLAGVPLALFGLFVVALGIYVQFASTPDDPTMRENEFVVDDRDPAQRSALLQTFLSVPFLAAGLDLLYFTDYPLVYPTLALAAGLYLFSTGIHRYWRNTLTTYVVTNRRVLQEYRFVSLSRTEVPLEKVRAVEERQSVVDTLFGLGNIHVRAGASGNLSVTVRSVYDSAEFADEIRDEMDHTVNGADRGEDRLDGAFVEATPVDSSSENAVLDADGAGAGTGTVEPLSTADADGAFPDPEPWSDGGTVESGPVRDDAVDGFGETTRDDSP, from the coding sequence ATGACCCGCGGACTCCCCGCGGCGTGGAGCGCGCTGTTCGGCGCGCCGTTCCTCGCGCTCGGCGCGTACGTCTACGCGTTCCAGTCGCAGTACCCGCTGGTGGCGAACCAACCGACTGCACCGCCGCTCGCCGGCGTTCCGTTGGCGCTCTTTGGTTTATTCGTCGTCGCGCTCGGTATCTACGTGCAGTTCGCCAGCACGCCCGACGACCCGACGATGCGGGAGAACGAGTTCGTCGTCGACGACCGCGACCCCGCCCAGCGGAGCGCGCTACTGCAGACGTTCCTCTCCGTCCCGTTCCTCGCGGCCGGATTGGACCTGCTGTACTTCACCGACTACCCGCTGGTGTACCCGACGCTCGCCCTCGCTGCGGGGCTGTACCTGTTCTCGACGGGCATCCACCGCTACTGGCGGAACACGCTCACGACCTACGTGGTCACGAACCGCCGGGTGCTGCAGGAGTACCGGTTCGTCTCCCTCTCGCGGACCGAGGTTCCCTTAGAGAAAGTCCGCGCCGTTGAGGAGCGCCAGTCCGTCGTCGACACGCTGTTCGGTCTCGGCAACATCCACGTCCGAGCGGGCGCGAGCGGAAACCTGAGCGTGACGGTTCGCTCCGTCTACGACTCCGCCGAGTTCGCCGACGAGATACGCGACGAGATGGACCACACGGTCAACGGCGCCGACCGCGGAGAGGACCGACTCGACGGCGCGTTCGTTGAAGCGACGCCGGTCGATTCGAGTTCGGAGAACGCCGTGCTCGACGCGGACGGAGCCGGAGCCGGAACCGGAACCGTCGAACCACTGTCGACGGCCGACGCCGACGGCGCGTTCCCCGACCCCGAACCGTGGAGCGACGGCGGCACGGTCGAGTCGGGTCCTGTGAGGGACGACGCGGTGGACGGTTTCGGCGAGACGACTCGCGACGACTCGCCGTAG
- a CDS encoding M23 family metallopeptidase: MPSRTETGASNDERPRDPAESKSVLRRLPDPTNLALLGLLGLPAVVSPRFAVLSPFLYCFLFGLWPFVPMFLPSRGESPTEWVRMGDRWSTARFLLSMIPLQLNPFVQGQSVGQLLGHLDVYRRYRFDPPDPESFEQRATYRLPVEDEWTVVSGGQERKDSHSWSILAQRYAYDLVTTDGEGRTHAGDGDDPSDYYCWEEPVVAPAAGVVVDASDGHRDAPRTRGWLDLRQRDIRGNYVVVEHAPREYSVLAHLREGSVAVSEGDRVEPGQRIGLCGHSGNSTEPHLHFHVQDSPSFYRGMGLPVGFDGVAVADGPDGEPVGTGRVALRAGQRVVQQKSERTTNPEAE; encoded by the coding sequence ATGCCCTCCCGGACCGAGACGGGCGCGTCAAACGACGAGCGACCCCGTGACCCCGCCGAGTCGAAGTCGGTACTGCGGAGGCTCCCGGACCCGACAAACCTCGCGCTGCTGGGTCTGCTCGGCCTCCCGGCCGTCGTCTCTCCCCGATTTGCGGTGCTCTCCCCGTTTCTTTACTGCTTTCTGTTCGGTCTCTGGCCCTTCGTTCCGATGTTCCTCCCGTCGCGCGGCGAGTCCCCGACCGAGTGGGTGCGGATGGGTGACCGGTGGAGCACCGCGCGGTTCCTGCTGTCGATGATTCCGTTGCAACTCAACCCGTTCGTACAGGGGCAGAGCGTCGGCCAACTGCTCGGCCACCTCGACGTCTACCGCCGCTATCGGTTCGACCCACCGGACCCCGAGTCGTTCGAGCAGCGAGCGACCTACCGCCTGCCGGTCGAAGACGAGTGGACGGTCGTCAGCGGCGGGCAGGAGAGGAAAGATTCGCACTCGTGGAGCATCCTCGCACAGCGGTACGCCTACGACCTCGTGACAACGGACGGAGAGGGCCGAACGCACGCGGGCGACGGGGATGACCCGTCGGACTACTACTGCTGGGAGGAACCCGTCGTCGCACCGGCCGCGGGCGTCGTCGTCGACGCCAGCGACGGACACCGCGACGCGCCGCGGACGCGCGGATGGTTGGACCTCCGACAGCGAGACATCCGCGGCAACTACGTCGTCGTCGAACACGCGCCGAGAGAGTACAGCGTGCTCGCGCATCTCCGCGAGGGAAGCGTCGCCGTAAGCGAGGGCGACCGGGTCGAACCCGGGCAGCGAATCGGACTGTGCGGCCACTCGGGTAACTCCACGGAACCGCACCTGCACTTCCACGTGCAGGACTCGCCGTCGTTCTATCGGGGGATGGGGCTACCCGTCGGATTCGACGGGGTCGCCGTCGCCGACGGACCCGACGGCGAACCGGTCGGCACGGGACGCGTCGCCTTGCGGGCGGGACAGCGCGTCGTACAGCAGAAATCGGAGCGGACGACGAACCCGGAAGCGGAGTGA